CAGCCGAATGGCTGACGATCTGCTGGTGCCGCTTGAACGGTATGATGTGATGCCGACCTATTATATCTTTGGCGGTTTAGTTTTCTGTCCGCTCACAACCGACTATGTCAAAGCATGGGGTGAAAACTGGCCGAAGGAGGCCCCTCCGTATTTTTTAACGTTGTTGTCGGCCAACATGAAATCGGACTCTATGGATGAAGTAGTAATCCTGACGAGGGTATTGGCGGGGAACATCAATCAGGGGTATCAGGACTTAGTCAACTTGCCGATCAAAAAAGTTAATGGGCATGATCTAGGCAACCTGCGGGAATTAATCACGCGGATTGAAAGTTCAAAGGAGCCATTCGTAACGCTTGAAGCGACAACGGGCCAGAGGATTGTGTTGGGTCGGGAGCGGTGCCTGGCTGAGCAGCAGGCTATCCTGAAAACCTATCAGATCTCACACGACCGATCGGTGGATCTGTTGACGCCCGTGATGACGACGGCGAAATGAACGGTTGGATTTGTGTATGTCCGGCGAGCCTCTCATTTTGCCGGCATTGATCACCCTTTTGTATGTCTTCTGCTACGGGTGTTGGGGCTCCGGACAGCCGGAGGAAGGCGATGAGGGATGGTGATGTTGAGTTTAGGCATATTATTAGTCGCCTTAAACAAGATCGCAGGCATCCGGCGGCATCCAGTGGGCATCGCGGCCATCCCATTTCACGTTGCAGCCGATGGGGTTGGTCAAGGGAACGCGCAAGGGGCGGTCGGCGAGATGGTCTTCAAGCGCATTAGCCAGATCGTTAACCTTCATCTTCGAGGTATCGCGGGGACTGTCAATGCCTCGTCCGGAATAGACCAGTTTGCGGCCGCTATCAAACACATAGAAGTGTGGGGTCCGTAAAGCTCCATAGGCGAGGGCCACCGATTGACTCTCATCATGAAGGTAAACCCATAGCGGTATAATCATGGTGTGGGGAAATGGGAAACAGCCAAGTCGTGAGTCGGCTTGAGATTCACGAGTGGTCTTTCCCTCCGGCTGATCCCTGAGTGCGAGTAGAATTCCCCGAGAGGACGGAGCGGTATCAGGTAGGCAAATCACAGATACCGCTCCCGTCATTTAATCAACTGCTTTCAGCCGCGCCAATAAACCCGAAAACCGCTGTTCCGTTTGGTTGTTCCTGACCGCAAGTGAAAGCGCCTTGGGTTGCCCGATAAGCACCACGAGCTTTTTGCCCCGCGTGATGCCGGTGTAAACGAGATTCCGCTGGAGCAGCAGGTAGTGTTGCGTGGCCAGGGGGATGACCACCACGGGAAACTCGCTGCCTTGCGACTTGTGGATGGTGATGGCGTAGGCCAGTGCGATTTCATCCAGTTCCCCGAAATCATAAACGATCTCGCGCTGGTCGAATCTGATCAGAACCTCCCGTTCCACCGGATCGATTTTAAGGATTTGGCCGATGTCCCCGTTGAAGGCATCCTTGTCGTAGTTGTTCTCCGTCTGAATCACTTTGTCGCGGATCCGGAACGTCCAGCCGAACTTCTCCACCATCGGCTCATCCGGCCGGGGGGGATTCAGCTCGGCCTGCAATCGCAGGTTCAGTTCGCGTATTCCCAGGGAACCGCGGTTCATCGGGCAGAGTACCTGGATGTCCTGGATGGCGTTGAGCTTGGACTTGGCCGGGATGCGGGTCTTGATCATCTCAACCAGCGTGTTCGCGATGGCCACCGGCTCATCCCGGTCGATGAAATAGAAGTCAGACTCGGTGTTCTTGGCGGCCAGCTCAGGCATCGCGCCTTCGTTAATCCGGTGGGCGGTGGTGATGATCTGGCTATTGGCGGCCTGCCGGAAGACTTCAGTCAACCGCACCACCGGTACCACGCCGCTGTCGATGAGGTTTTTAAGGACCATGCCGGGCCCCACCGAGGGCAACTGATCCACGTCGCCCACCAGCAACAGGCTGGCGTTCATGGGTAAGGCACGGAGCAGATGGTTCATCAACGGCACATCCACCATCGAGGTTTCGTCCACTACCAGGAGGTCGCATGACAGCGGGTTGGCCTCATTGCGCAAAAAGGAGCTCGTGCCGGGCTTCACTTCGAGCAGCCGGTGAATGGTCTTGGCCTCAAGGCCGGTCGTCTCCGCGAGGCGCTTGGCGGCCCGGCCCGTCGGGGCGCACAGGGCACAGCGTACTTTTTTGGCCCTCAGTATCAGCAGGATGGCGTTGACTAAGGTGGTTTTCCCGACGCCGGGTCCGCCCGTAATGATGAGTGCCCGGGTGGTGAGCGCCTGCTTCAGTGCTTCCCGCTGGCTGGGGGCCAGATCCTTCCCGGTTTTCTGCTGGCACCACTCCACGGCTTTCTCAAAGTCAATGGCAGGGTACTGGGCCGGTGAGGCGCACAACCCTCTGATCCGGGCTGCGATCCCTTCTTCGGCCCGGTTTAAGGCCGGCAGGAATATGAGCTCCTGATGGTCGATGGTCTCTTTAACCAGATCTTTTTCGGCCAGCGTCCGGTCCAGGGCGGTATCGACAATTTTGGCATCCACCATGAGGAGCTTGCCGGCTTCATCCTTCATAAATTCCATGGGTAAGGCGCAGTGACCATTGCCGGTCGCCTCCAGCAGGACATGGTTCAGGCCCGCACACGCCCGAATAAGGGAGTCGACGGGGATGCCGACCTTCTGGGCAATCTGGTCGGCCGTCTTAAATCCAACCCCGTGGATATCCTTGGCCAGCGAGTAGGGGTTGGCCCGGACCTTCTCGACGGCCTCCTCGCCGTAAGTCTTGTAGATGCGTACGGCCCGGCTGGTGCTGACGCCATGGCTGTGTAAAAACACCATGATGTTCCGGATCACTTTCTGTTCAGCCCATGCCTCCTTGATGAGCTTGCGGCGCTTTGGCCCGATCCCGGCAACGTCCTCCAGCATAGCCGAAGTGGTTTCGATGATGGTGAAGATCGATTCGCCGAACTGGCCCACCAGTTTCTTGGCATATACGGGCCCAATGCCTTTGACCATGCCGCTCCCCAGATACTTCTCGATGCCTTCCCGGGTGGTGGGCGCGGTGCTGGTCAGCATCTCCGCCTTGAACTGCTGGCCGAACTCCCGGTCCTGGATCCATTGGCCCTCTGCCGTTACCCATTCGCCGGGGCTGACCGAGGCGAGGGATCCCACGACCGAGACCAGATCACGGTGCCCCTTGGCTTTGACTTTGAGCACGGCGAAGCCGGTGTCCTCGTTGTGGAACGTGACGCGCTCAATCAGGCCGGACAGACTTTCGGCAAATGGTTTTGGAGGCTGTGGTTGCAAGGGGCAGATGGTACGAATCGTGAGAAGCGCGGGCAAGCGTAGATTCAGATGTATCCGGTAAAAGGGCGCATGACAAATTTCTTCCAAATCGAAATAGTTGAACACCCGCTTCGCTCAAGTCGCGAAGATCGCAAAGGGTGAGAACAATGTGGCGTTTATTATGCCCACGGAAAGTTCCATGGGCATAATAAACGCCCCGACGCCCTTGAGGAATTCAGGGTGCCTCATTCAGCCAGTCCGATACCCCTCTCTTCGCATGCTCTTGCTGTAGGTATATGTGTCTGAATATATATGTTTGAGCAAAAATAAAGGTTTTTTCGAACATTATCAGAAATTTGTCCTGCGCCCTAATCCATTGAAGGCGAAGTAACACGCTTGACTCGCCGGGTAAAACTGGTAAGGGATGTGACTCAATGAACCTGAGCAACTATTTGCCGATTGATGAGGGAACGACCGCGCATTTTGAAGAGGTTTATGCGCGGTACCGGCTGTTGCATGATGATCCGGAGAGATGCAGGCCGATGATCATCATCAACACGCCTGTCCAGCTTCCGGTCTGGGAGGAACGCCTCGCTGACCCGCTGGTGATGCTCCAGGCCGAGTTGGATCTGCTTCGTCCTCACCTGGACATCCGGGATGACCGGGTTCCTACGGTCAGGGTGCAGTTCGGGACGGCTCAGGTTGCTGCCGCATTCGGCTGTCAAATGGTCATTCCCGGGAACAACCTCCCTGCGGCGGGGAGTCACGTTTTGACTGCGGCGGGAGCGGTGCACGGCTTGAAGCTGCCTGCACTTGATGCCGGCTGGTATGGAAAGCTGATGGAATGGACTGAGCTCTGGAAAAAACATCTGCCCACCGGAGTACATATTCAACTCCCTGATATCCAGAGCGCGTTCAACTCCGCCCACCTAATCCGCGGGAATGACATCCTGACGGATTTTTATGATTGTCCGGAAGACGTTGATCTGCTTCTCGACAAGGTCACGGATTTCATGCTGGCCATCACCCAGAGGCTCAAGTCAACGATCGGCGATGATCCCGAGTGGTTTTTTGACTGGGGTGCGATGTGGAAGGGAGCCGCCCGCATCAGTAATTGCTCCATGCAGATGATCTCGCCCGCCTTGTATCGGGAACACATTTTACCGCGTGATGTGCGTTTCTTTGACACTCTTGGCGGGGGGCGTATGCATTACTGTGGAATGACGGCGGACGTGATTGACGACTTCATGAAGGTGCCCGCGATCACCGGGCTGGATGTTGATTGCACCCATCATGACTTCTTTGCGTTGTGTGAGAGGGCTCCGGCTCGACTCGTGCTCATGCCAACCGGGGAATTCGGGGGGAATTCTCCCGAATTAATGCGCTTGCTTCAGGGGGATTGGCCCTGTAAACGCAACATTGTGATTATGGCCGGCGCCTCATCGGTTGCGGATGGAAGGCGCCTTCTAGAACAACTTAGGGCCTCGATCCCGTATTGATGAAGAACTAATGACCAGGAATAACTCGTCATTCCATGCGGAGGCAGGCTTGATCGTGCCCCCTGAATGAAAGGACCTATGAGTACAGATATTATTCGATGCGAGTCGTTACTGACCGAGGCCGAAAAGGCGGAATTGGATTCATTTTGCCGGGGCCATCAAGGGGTTTCGATGCTTCCGGAATTAGCACCATTTCTCCATAACCGGTTCGGTGTTGCGATGGAGTGTGATCCCGATGTCGTCGCCGGATTTGCATTGGACAGTTCGAATTTGCCGGGGGTAGCACAGGCGGTGAGCAGACCCGCTACGCCCCGTGAATGCGCGGTGGTGTTGCGCACCTGTTCACAGTCCGGCATTCCGGTCACGATTTCCAGCGGCAAGTCGAACCTCACCGGCAGTGCGACGCCGGAGGGCGGGGTGGTGTTGTCCCTGTCCCGAATGATGAGTGCGGACGGAGCCGGGGGGGCGGCGGTGGTTGTTGATGCGGCTGCCAAAACCGTACGGGGTGCCGTTGGCATGATCCTGGAAGATCTGCGGCGTACGGTGCTTAAGGAAACAGGGGGAGTATTGTTTTACCCCGTCGATCCCACCAGTCGTGCCGATGCCGCCGTGGGAGGAACCGTCGCCTGCAATGCCTCGGGGTTTATCCCCGGTCCGTCCGGAGCCACCCGCGAATGGGTGCGGGCGGTCGAATTTGTGCTTCCTGATGGCGGTTTCATCAGGGCGGAGCGCGGGCAGTATCGATCCGTTGATGGCAGGTTTGTGTTAGAGGATGGCCTTTCAAGCAGGGAGTGGCCCGTTCCCCGGTATTCCCGTCCGACCATCAAGAACGCGGGCGGTCCCTTTTCCGCATCCGATGGGGTGCTGGATCTGGTGGATTTGGTGGTCGGGAGCGAAGGGTTGTTTGGCGTGGTTACCGGTTGCACGTTCAATCTGCGGGAGAGTCCCGGGGGGAAGTTGGATCTTTTCTTTTCGCTGTCAGACGAGGCTGCGGCTCTGGCGTTTCACCGCCAGGTCATGACGCATCTCCACGGCGAGCTGGGCAGCCTCGGGGCGCTGGAATATTTCGGGGTCAACTGCGTAAAACACATGGATCACCATGACGTGCTGTTTAAAGGCTCTGATCAGGTGGGGATCTACCTGCAGGTGCCCTTGTATGGGCGTTCAATGGAGGAGGCCGCCGAAGAGTGGATGGACGTGATTACCGCGAGCGGGTGCGGTGCCCATGATGATGCCATCATGCTGCTTGATACGGAGCGGAACTGGACGATGTTCATGGAGTCGCGCCACTCCCTGCCGGCCAATGCGCTGGAGGTGGCCAAGCATCGCGGCACCTTTACGATTATGACCGACACCGTCGTGCCGCCGGACCGGTTTGAGGAGTTTCTGAAATTCACCCACCGTATCCTCAATGAGGCCGGAATGGAGTATGTGGCGTTTGGTCATTTAGGGGATTGCCATCTCCATTTCACCTTGCTACCCCAGTGCGATCAGATTGAGAAGGGGGTGGCCTTGTACGATGCCATTGTCGCCAAATCGGCGGAGCTCGGGGGCGTGTATTCGGGCGAACACGGGACCGGCAAGCGCAAGCGCCGTGACTTTCTGCGGTGCTATGGGGCCGGTGCCGTGGAGGATGTCCGACGCTGCAAGGCGGTCGTGGATCCGGGCTTCGTCCTGAATCGTGGCAATGTTATCGAAATCTAACAGCGGTAGCCGCATAGATTGTAGACTGTTAGTAAAGGTTTTTTTATGACAACCTCCGACTCAGCGGCCGGCACGACTCAGCCACGTCACCTCTATGAATGTGGGACGCTGACCTACACCAAGGCCGCCCTGGCCGCGCTTTTCGCCTGGCTGCTCTGGGGGGATTTCTGTCTGCGCCTCATGGAGGCGGTTGTGCCGAGTGTGCTGCCGCTGAAGTTGAAGGCGCTGGGATGTCCGAACTGGGTGATGGGGGTGATCTTGTCGGCGATCCCCGGCGTCCTGAACATGACCATCTGTCCATGGGTCAGTTTCAGAAGCGACCGCACGCGTAGCCGTTGGGGCCGGCGCATTCCGTTTATTGTCGGGACCCTGCCGTTTCTCTGCGTGTTCCTGGGCCTGCTCGGCTGGAGTGAGGAAATCTCGGCGCTGTTGCAACGCCATCTGCCGGGACTAAGGGGGGTGGCACCGGCGACGGTAACTGTTGGCCTGATCGCCCTCTTCATGGCGCTGTTCGAATTCTTCAACATGTTTGTCAATTCGGTCTTTTGGTACCTGTTCAATGACGTGGTGCCACGCCCCTTCATCGGACGCTTCATCGGCATGTTGCGCATTGTCAGCACGTTGGCGAGCATGGTGTACAACTACTTTGTATTCCGGTATGCCGAATCGCACATGCGGGAGATCTTCCTGGGGGCTGCTCTGCTCTATTTCGTCGGGTTCGGCCTGATGTGCTGGCGGGTTAAGGAGGGCGAATATCCACCGCTGGAGGCGGAAACGGAGCGGCAAAGCAAGGGGCTGGGGGGAGTCCGGACCTTTATGCGGGAGTGCTTCACGCACCGCTTCTACTGGCTGATCTTCCTGGCCACGGGCTGCGCGGCGGCCGGTGGCGCCATCGGGCCTTTCAATATCTTTTTCTCCCGTGAAATGGGGCTATCCCTGGATCAGATCGGTAAAATCACTGCCATCCAGGGTGGCGCGGCACTGGTGGCGATGTACTTCACCGCGGTTTTTGTGGACCGCTGGCATCCCGTCCGCATCAGCGCGTATCTGTCGGTGTTTACTTTTGTCGCCGGCTGGATGAGTTGGGTCTGGATTTTCGTGAGTCTGCCCGGAGCGCTTTTCTTCTGGTTCAACCTGGCGGCGGGCCTGATCGCCACGTTCCAGGGGACCTTAAGTGCCGCGGCGTCCTTCCCGCGGGAGATGCGGCTCTTTCCTCAGTCCCGCTTCGGCCAGTTCTGTTCAGCGCAGGCCATGTTCCGCTCCCTCTGCACGATTATTGCGGGTATGCTGGCGGGCGCGTTCATTGACCTGGTCCGGTATTTCTGCCATGGCTCAGACTTCGCCTACCGGTTCAACTTCATCTGGTCCATGATTTTCTCGACAGGCGCCATGATCCTGACCGTCATGATTTACCGGCGCTGGCACCAGATGGGCGGGGATGCGCACTTCCATCCCCCCGCGCCCTGGAGTCCCCAGGGAACCGAGGAACAACCGGTTACCGCGACCATCGGACCGCAGACACGCTGGCTCAATCTGGCTATTTACGTGTTCGATGCGCTGATGATTCTCTCGGCCCTGGGCATCCCGCTCATGATGGTCTGGATGCGTCAACAGCAGGCCTTCCTGGCTTATAAATGGTTTGGGGGCGCGCTGCTGCCGCTGGCGGTGCTGACCTATGGGTGGTGGCTGGTGCTCCGCAGGAGGATCCGCCGCGACATGGCGCTGGCGCGTCGGGGCGAGCAACCCCTCAACGGCATTCCGCACCACGGGATGATCATTGTGGCGGGCACAAAATTCCTGCTCGCGCTCATCTTGTGGGCGGTCCAGGTGGTGATGATGGTTAACCGGGACATGCAAATGGCTGCGATTGTCTTTGGCATCGCCAATGTGGCCACGAACCTCATGCTGGTTGGCGCCGTTCAACTCATGTGCCGGGTGGAACGTGGCTATTCCACGACCATCGATGTCAAGCTGGCAGAGGTGAACGCGCAGGTATTGACCCGTTAGGGGAAAGCGGGGGGGCAGTCTGGAGAGCGGAGCACCTGTAGTAACCGCCGTGTCGGCGGTAGTAGGCTACCCCCTCAAAACGCGAGGGCGCTGAAAGCACAAGGAAAAGGGCCGTAGCAAAACGGAATAGACCTATTGACTTTATTACTGAAAATCCTATATTTACTAAAAAGTAAACAATGAGGTTACAGTGAATAAAGAAGTTGTCACATCTGAGCAAGAACTGATCCGTAATGCTCGTAAGATACTGGAAGATAACTCTTTAGGAACGTTCAGAGTCGCTGAATATCAAGGTTCAGAACTTTTTGATCTTGCCTTCACATTTTCGTTCGGTGGAGTGGAGTCCGAGTTTCTCGCCGACTGTCAACTGCGCCCGACAGTGAAGGATGTCGCTTATCTGGCCGCTCGGGTCCTGACTCCGGGAATAACCCCACTTCTCGTGACTGTGAAACTGACGCCATCCCTGATTGAGGAGTGTAAGAAACAAGGCGTCAGTTGTTTGGATCTGAATGGTCGCATCTGGATTTCGGCCAAGGGGATTGCAATCGAGAAGGATGTGCCGCCCCGCAACAAATATTACGTCCTTCCGGAACCGCCCGTGAGCTTTTTTTCACTCAAATCATCCCGGGTTGCGCGCGCGCTGTTGAGCTTTCCTGATCGCACATGGAAACAAGCCGACATTGCGGAATTAACCAAACTCAGCAAAGGGCTTGTGTCCCGTCTCCTCAATCACGCCACCGAACAGGGGTGGGTGGATGACAAACGCGGTGCCTGGAGTCTGCTCAACCGGGAGGCCTTGTTGACGGCATGGGAAGCCGCTGATGATTTCCATAAACGCGTGTCGGTGCAGCAATATTCGCTTCTGGAACCCAACTTGCGCGTGATTGCCAAGCATTTGTTGCAGGAGTTTTCCGGTGACATAGCCTTCACTCAGTGGTTTGCCGCCAGCTTGCGATTCCCATACACAGAGTGTTCCATCATTTCCCTGTACCGCAGGCAATTCCCGTCGGAAGCCGACCTCAAGCGTCTGGGCCTTCGCGAGGTATCCGATGGCGGGAAGGTTTGGATTCTCACCCCGCGCGATCCCGGTGTCTTTCAAACCGTGCAACGGGTTGACGATTTCCCGCTCGTCTGCGATGCTCAGATCTACTTGGATCTCATCCGTGCCGGCCTCCGGGGCGATGATCAAGCCAAGGCGCTTCGTGGCTGGAAAGGGTTCTGTAAATCATGAAATACGCACACTACAACCAGTATTCCGCAGAGGATACAATACGAGCAGAGGCTGCCTTGCTGACCGTTTGGGCGGTTCTGCAGGATTTTCGAGAGGATCTTGTTCTGGTTGGCGGTCTGGTGCCCCGGTACATCTGCCATCCATCGGACGGAGACCTACCGCCAATCACAATGGATGTTGATGTGGGCGTGGCCCTGGGGCTCAGCAGCGGGATGTACGACACCACCACAACAAGGCTGGGTGGGGCTGGCTTCGAATGGAAAGAGAAACGATTCCAGAAGCAATTTGGATCCACCATTCTCTACCTTGATCTTCTGACGGACCGGCCAACCTCCCAATCGCCTGACACCGCCATGGTTGACGATGTGCCAGTGAGTGCAGTCTATGGACTCCAGCGGGCTTTGGAGGTGTTCCGTGAGATTGAGATCGAAGGCCGTGACCTGTATAACGCAAAGGTCAAGGAGCGGGTCAAAGTGTGTGAGATTGGTCCGTTCATTTGTCTCAAATTGCTGGCCTACGGGAATCGGCACCAGAGCAAGGATGTTTTTGATTTAGTCCGTGTCATTCGGGATTACAATGGCGGTGATGCCAAGACCGTCGCCCGCCTGTTTCACGCCGAAAAAGGCCGCAACCTTGCCTACGACGTTGCCATCGAGGTGCTGGCAGGCCATTTCGCCACGTTTGAATCCAAAGGACCGGCGCAATATGCGGATTTCTGCACACAAGGTGCCCGTTCCGTATCAGAAGAGGATCGGCACATCTACCTGCGCCATGCCAATGAAGCCCTGGATGCTGCGCAACTTCTTCTTAGTTCAGGCCCAAATGGGTGAGGGTCATCCTGCTACGGGTCACCCACTCACCCCTTCGGCACACCCGCTCTCCAAAGGTTCGAATCCTTATCCCACCACCAGCCTTCGCGCGCAGCGCAGCAAGGATAGTTGCCTCAAGAATCTTCTTGCGGGCATGTAGCGTATAAGCTACATTTGCACTAATGAAAGAGCGGGAACTCCGAGAATATCTGACAGAGACGGGGCAAAACCCCTTTCGAGAATGGCTTCACTCCCTGCGGGATATGCAGGGGCGTGCGCGGATTCGCGTCAGACTTAATCGGGTTCGTCTCGGCAACCTCGGAGACTGCAAGGCAGTGGGCGAGGGTGTCATGGAGTTTCGTCTGGATTTCGGGCCGGGTTACCGGGTGTATTATGGCCAGGCAGGTGACACTCTGGTTATTCTGCTGTGTGGGGGTGATAAACGAACCCAATCGCGGGACATCGCGACAGCGAAACAATATTGGCAATCTTATAAACGGAGGACATCATGAGTAAAACTACCACCAGTTATCGCGAGGGGCTGATGAAGGACCTTGCCGACCCTGAAGAGGCGGCCGCTTATCTCAATGCTGCACTCGAAGAGGGGTCTCAAGAGGTTTTTCTGATGGCCCTTCGTGACATTGCAGACGCCAAGGGCATGGCCCGGCTTTCCAAGAAGGCACACCTGAATCGCGTGAGCCTTTATCGTATGCTTTCAGGAAAGGGCAATCCCCAGCTTTCCAGTCTCGCAACTATCCTGAAAAACATCGGCCTTCGACTTGCCGTAGAGGTGAGAGAGCCTAAATCGCCGGCCATCTCACACCCGCCACTGCTGGTAGCCAGAACCCGCCGCATGGCCTGTGGCCTGCCGATTTGAGGCTACGGGCATGAGAGTGCCATTGGTAAGCAACGGCGCCTGCTCTCCGCCCGCATGGCGATGGCTCCAGCCTTGGCCAAGC
This genomic interval from bacterium contains the following:
- a CDS encoding ATP-dependent RecD-like DNA helicase, with the protein product MQPQPPKPFAESLSGLIERVTFHNEDTGFAVLKVKAKGHRDLVSVVGSLASVSPGEWVTAEGQWIQDREFGQQFKAEMLTSTAPTTREGIEKYLGSGMVKGIGPVYAKKLVGQFGESIFTIIETTSAMLEDVAGIGPKRRKLIKEAWAEQKVIRNIMVFLHSHGVSTSRAVRIYKTYGEEAVEKVRANPYSLAKDIHGVGFKTADQIAQKVGIPVDSLIRACAGLNHVLLEATGNGHCALPMEFMKDEAGKLLMVDAKIVDTALDRTLAEKDLVKETIDHQELIFLPALNRAEEGIAARIRGLCASPAQYPAIDFEKAVEWCQQKTGKDLAPSQREALKQALTTRALIITGGPGVGKTTLVNAILLILRAKKVRCALCAPTGRAAKRLAETTGLEAKTIHRLLEVKPGTSSFLRNEANPLSCDLLVVDETSMVDVPLMNHLLRALPMNASLLLVGDVDQLPSVGPGMVLKNLIDSGVVPVVRLTEVFRQAANSQIITTAHRINEGAMPELAAKNTESDFYFIDRDEPVAIANTLVEMIKTRIPAKSKLNAIQDIQVLCPMNRGSLGIRELNLRLQAELNPPRPDEPMVEKFGWTFRIRDKVIQTENNYDKDAFNGDIGQILKIDPVEREVLIRFDQREIVYDFGELDEIALAYAITIHKSQGSEFPVVVIPLATQHYLLLQRNLVYTGITRGKKLVVLIGQPKALSLAVRNNQTEQRFSGLLARLKAVD
- a CDS encoding FAD-binding oxidoreductase, yielding MSTDIIRCESLLTEAEKAELDSFCRGHQGVSMLPELAPFLHNRFGVAMECDPDVVAGFALDSSNLPGVAQAVSRPATPRECAVVLRTCSQSGIPVTISSGKSNLTGSATPEGGVVLSLSRMMSADGAGGAAVVVDAAAKTVRGAVGMILEDLRRTVLKETGGVLFYPVDPTSRADAAVGGTVACNASGFIPGPSGATREWVRAVEFVLPDGGFIRAERGQYRSVDGRFVLEDGLSSREWPVPRYSRPTIKNAGGPFSASDGVLDLVDLVVGSEGLFGVVTGCTFNLRESPGGKLDLFFSLSDEAAALAFHRQVMTHLHGELGSLGALEYFGVNCVKHMDHHDVLFKGSDQVGIYLQVPLYGRSMEEAAEEWMDVITASGCGAHDDAIMLLDTERNWTMFMESRHSLPANALEVAKHRGTFTIMTDTVVPPDRFEEFLKFTHRILNEAGMEYVAFGHLGDCHLHFTLLPQCDQIEKGVALYDAIVAKSAELGGVYSGEHGTGKRKRRDFLRCYGAGAVEDVRRCKAVVDPGFVLNRGNVIEI
- a CDS encoding addiction module antidote protein, which codes for MSKTTTSYREGLMKDLADPEEAAAYLNAALEEGSQEVFLMALRDIADAKGMARLSKKAHLNRVSLYRMLSGKGNPQLSSLATILKNIGLRLAVEVREPKSPAISHPPLLVARTRRMACGLPI
- a CDS encoding uroporphyrinogen decarboxylase family protein — translated: MNLSNYLPIDEGTTAHFEEVYARYRLLHDDPERCRPMIIINTPVQLPVWEERLADPLVMLQAELDLLRPHLDIRDDRVPTVRVQFGTAQVAAAFGCQMVIPGNNLPAAGSHVLTAAGAVHGLKLPALDAGWYGKLMEWTELWKKHLPTGVHIQLPDIQSAFNSAHLIRGNDILTDFYDCPEDVDLLLDKVTDFMLAITQRLKSTIGDDPEWFFDWGAMWKGAARISNCSMQMISPALYREHILPRDVRFFDTLGGGRMHYCGMTADVIDDFMKVPAITGLDVDCTHHDFFALCERAPARLVLMPTGEFGGNSPELMRLLQGDWPCKRNIVIMAGASSVADGRRLLEQLRASIPY
- a CDS encoding type II toxin-antitoxin system RelE/ParE family toxin — its product is MKERELREYLTETGQNPFREWLHSLRDMQGRARIRVRLNRVRLGNLGDCKAVGEGVMEFRLDFGPGYRVYYGQAGDTLVILLCGGDKRTQSRDIATAKQYWQSYKRRTS